From the genome of Candidatus Dormiibacterota bacterium, one region includes:
- the manB gene encoding phosphomannomutase/phosphoglucomutase (converts mannose-6-phosphate to mannose-1-phosphate; the resulting product is then converted to GDP-mannose by ManC which is then used in the synthesis of mannose-containing glycoconjugates that are important for mediating entry into host cells) has translation MPTQIDPSIFKSYDVRGIYPSEIDDEVAYRIGRCFVSLLGAKKVVVGRDMRPSGENLFEAFARGATEAGADVLDIGKVSTDALYFAVGKYGFDGGVMITASHNPAQYNGMKFTRARAEAISLDTGLSTIRDNILAGRLPEPAASPGHIERRNVLDAFAEHCLSFVDRSAIKPFKIAVDAGNGMAGETVPYVFKHLPCEIVPLYFELDGSFPNHPASPIEPENMADLQAAVKKHGCDVGVAFDGDADRMFIVDERGALIDGSTVTALVALNTLKKYPGSRILYNLICSRSVPEQIERAGGVPIRSQVGHSIIKKIMRERDVMFGGEHSGHFYFKDNWYADSGMIAFLQCLEVFGEADAPVSDVIRPIDTRFRSGEINSTVHDIPAKLAQLQAHYADAQIDHLDGVTIGYPDWWMNVRPSNTEPLLRLNVEGDSLALMERHRDEALALIRQ, from the coding sequence ATGCCAACGCAGATCGATCCGAGTATTTTCAAGTCCTACGACGTCCGCGGAATTTATCCGTCCGAGATCGACGACGAGGTCGCATATCGGATCGGACGATGCTTTGTTTCGCTACTCGGTGCCAAGAAAGTCGTAGTGGGACGCGACATGCGTCCTAGCGGCGAGAATCTCTTCGAGGCATTCGCTCGGGGTGCGACCGAGGCCGGTGCGGACGTCCTGGACATCGGCAAGGTATCCACCGACGCGCTCTACTTCGCAGTCGGAAAATATGGCTTCGACGGCGGCGTTATGATCACGGCCTCGCATAACCCCGCACAGTACAACGGGATGAAGTTCACGCGCGCGCGCGCGGAGGCGATTTCGCTCGACACCGGGCTATCGACCATCCGCGATAACATCCTGGCCGGACGCCTCCCCGAGCCGGCCGCTAGTCCCGGCCATATCGAACGGCGGAACGTTCTGGACGCGTTTGCCGAGCATTGCCTCTCGTTCGTCGATCGCTCGGCGATCAAGCCGTTCAAAATTGCGGTCGATGCCGGAAACGGTATGGCCGGCGAGACCGTGCCGTACGTTTTCAAACATCTGCCGTGCGAAATCGTGCCGCTCTACTTCGAACTCGACGGCAGCTTTCCGAATCATCCCGCGAGCCCGATCGAACCCGAGAATATGGCCGATCTCCAGGCCGCGGTGAAGAAACACGGCTGCGACGTCGGCGTGGCCTTCGACGGCGACGCGGATCGTATGTTCATCGTCGACGAACGCGGCGCTCTGATCGATGGCAGCACCGTCACGGCCCTAGTCGCCCTGAACACGCTCAAAAAATATCCCGGGTCGCGCATTCTCTACAACTTGATCTGTAGCCGCAGCGTCCCCGAGCAAATCGAGCGCGCCGGCGGCGTACCGATTCGTTCGCAAGTGGGCCACTCGATCATCAAAAAAATCATGCGCGAGCGCGACGTGATGTTTGGCGGAGAGCACTCCGGCCACTTCTACTTCAAGGACAACTGGTATGCCGACTCGGGGATGATCGCATTCCTACAATGCCTCGAGGTCTTCGGCGAGGCCGACGCTCCGGTCAGCGACGTGATCCGTCCGATCGATACGCGCTTTCGCTCCGGGGAAATCAACAGCACCGTTCACGACATCCCCGCGAAGCTCGCGCAGTTGCAAGCCCACTATGCGGACGCGCAGATCGATCATCTCGACGGCGTTACGATCGGTTACCCCGATTGGTGGATGAACGTGCGTCCGTCGAATACCGAGCCGCTCCTTCGGCTCAACGTCGAAGGGGATTCGCTCGCATTGATGGAGCGCCACCGGGACGAAGCGCTAGCGCTGATTCGGCAATAG
- a CDS encoding TonB-dependent receptor has translation MKEGIAMFRVFMLRALCAVALLLVLRAPAGAATTPAPTPSPIPQIAHVQTADRSETTLRNSVRTVYVVTAEQIARNGYRTVGEAIAAVPGVELASYGAIGASVSYGIRGSNSAQVLVLIDGLPAPGSLGNGVNLGVLPTAGVRRIEVVEGGGSTLYGTGAIGGIINIITAGRTPAKADLRVGSFGDREITANADGFTFQRIVSKNGYALPSDGTTPTTRANADYEATSVHAAFDRKLGGIEASLRAGLTSDHIGAPGPTGFFSSSSREDDVNANADLTLTQRRAQSIATLQLGGTRQQIAFGCDSVNDANCYQPATAVSTESRTDFGLRNVVSGASERLIYGIDLSRGVVRSDSGGTATPGVTFAAIAQSAAYAQENVQLGGDSSAYVGIRGERDGALGGEFSPSIGARVSLGAGLSLKANYANAFRAPNAVELYFPGYGNPALHPERARVGDLTLVDDHLMGGVSFGWFTNRTNDLIVPVEVDPVNFIYQPENIDRALLQGFTLDVRTRPYHGVVTGLNVTDLYRAQDLVAQSRLPHDPVISLNLHLDISGGRSTLLHDAGIALRSVGANAAVDPTQPLFDQAAAFTSVDAFARFRAGRHALLSLRGYNLGNERYAQVSGYPMPGRSFALELTTR, from the coding sequence ATGAAGGAAGGGATCGCCATGTTCCGCGTTTTCATGCTGCGCGCGCTCTGCGCCGTAGCACTCTTGCTCGTTCTTCGCGCTCCAGCGGGGGCTGCGACAACGCCGGCTCCCACCCCGTCCCCGATTCCTCAGATCGCGCACGTGCAGACCGCCGATCGCTCCGAGACCACGTTGCGCAACAGCGTGCGCACCGTGTACGTCGTCACCGCAGAGCAAATCGCACGCAACGGTTATCGCACCGTGGGCGAGGCCATCGCGGCGGTTCCGGGCGTCGAGCTCGCATCCTACGGTGCGATCGGAGCCTCGGTTTCGTATGGCATTCGCGGCAGCAACTCGGCGCAAGTTTTGGTCCTCATCGACGGGCTTCCGGCACCGGGATCGCTCGGCAACGGCGTCAATCTCGGGGTTCTACCGACCGCCGGCGTTCGGCGCATAGAAGTCGTCGAAGGCGGCGGTTCGACGCTGTACGGGACCGGCGCGATCGGCGGCATCATCAATATCATCACGGCCGGACGTACGCCGGCGAAAGCCGATCTGCGCGTCGGTAGCTTCGGCGATCGCGAAATTACCGCGAATGCCGACGGCTTCACGTTCCAGCGCATCGTTTCAAAGAACGGCTATGCGTTACCCTCCGACGGCACGACGCCGACGACGCGCGCGAACGCCGATTACGAAGCGACCTCCGTACACGCCGCGTTCGATCGAAAACTCGGCGGCATCGAGGCTTCGCTCCGAGCCGGGTTGACGTCCGACCACATCGGTGCGCCGGGGCCGACCGGATTCTTCTCCTCCTCTAGCCGTGAGGACGACGTGAATGCAAACGCCGATCTCACCCTCACGCAGCGCAGAGCGCAATCCATCGCGACGCTCCAACTCGGCGGTACGCGCCAACAGATAGCTTTCGGGTGCGATTCGGTCAACGACGCAAACTGCTATCAGCCGGCGACCGCGGTAAGCACGGAGTCGCGTACCGACTTCGGCTTGCGCAACGTCGTGAGCGGAGCTTCGGAACGGCTCATCTACGGCATCGATCTCTCGCGCGGCGTCGTGCGCAGCGACAGCGGTGGAACCGCAACGCCGGGCGTCACCTTCGCCGCAATCGCACAGTCCGCGGCGTACGCGCAGGAAAACGTCCAGCTCGGTGGCGACTCCTCGGCGTACGTCGGCATTCGCGGCGAGCGTGACGGCGCGCTCGGCGGCGAATTTTCCCCGTCGATCGGCGCGCGCGTTTCGCTCGGTGCGGGATTGTCGCTCAAGGCCAACTATGCCAATGCGTTTCGCGCACCGAACGCCGTCGAACTCTACTTTCCCGGCTACGGTAACCCAGCGCTGCATCCGGAGCGCGCGCGAGTCGGCGATCTCACGCTAGTCGACGACCACCTCATGGGCGGCGTTTCGTTCGGGTGGTTCACGAATCGCACCAACGATTTAATCGTTCCGGTTGAAGTCGATCCGGTGAACTTCATCTATCAGCCTGAGAATATCGATCGCGCGCTGCTCCAAGGATTCACGCTGGACGTGCGCACGCGTCCATACCATGGCGTGGTCACGGGACTCAACGTGACCGATCTCTATAGAGCGCAGGATCTCGTCGCGCAATCGCGCCTCCCTCACGACCCGGTGATCAGCCTCAACTTGCACCTCGATATCAGCGGCGGGAGATCCACACTCTTGCACGACGCCGGGATAGCCCTCCGTTCGGTCGGCGCGAACGCGGCGGTCGATCCAACCCAACCGCTCTTCGACCAAGCGGCGGCATTTACGAGTGTGGACGCGTTCGCGCGTTTTCGTGCCGGTCGCCATGCGCTGCTGTCGCTTCGCGGATACAACCTTGGGAACGAGCGCTACGCGCAGGTGTCCGGTTATCCCATGCCCGGGCGCTCGTTCGCGCTCGAGTTAACGACCAGATAG
- a CDS encoding helical backbone metal receptor, translated as MFRITSRHVFALAFLAIFAACAPVARPSRPAHAPRIVSLLPAFTEDLFAVGAGSQVVAVSRFSDFPPAARALPRVADVSSIDVERIVALHPDAIVGIPSQQRLLEPLVRAGFDVRIVPNDSYADVFSAIRTLGRLSGHSARANAEIERLRRTTAALHARTRAFKRHPSVFVALGTGPIWTAGDGSYIAEMIAIAGGRNAAADVRLPYAEYNEEALLRDQPDAIVYGSDTKLASVLNREPWRDLRAVREGHVYQLPDADWLYRPGPRYIKGLHWLIERLTPLAR; from the coding sequence ATGTTTCGCATCACGTCCCGCCACGTTTTTGCCCTAGCGTTCCTCGCGATCTTCGCGGCTTGCGCGCCGGTTGCTCGGCCGTCGCGCCCCGCCCACGCGCCGCGCATCGTCTCGCTGCTCCCCGCCTTCACCGAGGATCTCTTCGCGGTCGGTGCGGGGAGCCAGGTGGTAGCCGTCTCGCGATTCTCCGATTTCCCGCCGGCCGCGCGGGCTCTGCCCAGGGTCGCCGACGTCTCGAGCATCGACGTCGAGCGGATCGTCGCTCTCCATCCTGACGCGATCGTCGGCATTCCCTCGCAGCAGCGCTTGCTCGAGCCTCTGGTTCGCGCCGGCTTCGACGTCCGGATCGTTCCGAACGACTCCTACGCCGATGTTTTTAGCGCCATTCGCACCTTGGGTCGTCTGAGCGGACATTCGGCGCGGGCAAACGCCGAAATCGAACGATTGCGCCGAACTACCGCTGCCTTGCATGCGCGGACGCGTGCGTTCAAACGCCATCCCAGCGTCTTCGTGGCGCTCGGTACGGGGCCGATTTGGACGGCCGGCGACGGCTCCTACATCGCCGAAATGATTGCGATTGCCGGCGGACGCAACGCTGCGGCAGATGTACGCCTCCCCTATGCCGAATATAATGAGGAAGCGCTGTTGCGGGATCAGCCGGATGCGATCGTGTACGGCTCGGATACCAAACTTGCAAGCGTGCTAAACCGTGAGCCGTGGCGCGATCTGCGCGCGGTTCGCGAGGGGCACGTCTATCAACTCCCCGATGCCGATTGGCTTTATCGGCCGGGACCACGTTATATAAAGGGACTCCACTGGCTCATCGAACGTTTGACACCGCTGGCGAGGTAA
- a CDS encoding iron ABC transporter permease yields MLLRLAGLAALALLAACGGLLVGGSPLATTDVMQALLHPAHASAVTTIVWQLRMPRICIAIVVGSSLAVAGALLQGMLRNPLADPYLTGVSAGAAAAISIAILAGVAPPLTPGIGFVAGLGTAILVAALARRGGGVDPNRLILAGISLSALFSAVVALVLTRAQSIDYEQQIIAWLAGSLAGRGWHSLAVALPYATLGMALALFAIPALNALRVGDVRARAVGLDVGRSQWLILIASSLLAASSVALAGIVGFIGLIVPHLARRVVGSDARVLLPACAFCGAALCLVADAIGRTIVAPSELPIGVLLAFIGVPTFLYLYLRSEART; encoded by the coding sequence ATGCTCCTCCGACTTGCCGGCCTAGCGGCGCTTGCGCTGCTTGCAGCCTGCGGCGGTCTGCTCGTCGGAGGCAGCCCGCTCGCTACGACCGACGTGATGCAAGCGCTCTTGCATCCGGCGCATGCGAGCGCGGTAACGACGATCGTGTGGCAACTCCGGATGCCGCGCATCTGCATCGCGATCGTAGTAGGATCCTCGCTCGCGGTGGCCGGGGCGCTCTTGCAGGGGATGCTGCGCAATCCCCTTGCCGACCCCTATCTCACCGGCGTGAGTGCGGGCGCGGCGGCTGCCATTTCCATCGCCATTCTCGCCGGCGTGGCGCCGCCGCTGACGCCCGGGATCGGATTCGTCGCTGGCCTCGGCACCGCGATCCTCGTCGCAGCCCTTGCGCGACGCGGCGGCGGCGTCGATCCCAATCGGCTCATCCTCGCCGGCATCTCGCTCTCGGCCCTTTTTTCGGCCGTCGTCGCCCTGGTCCTCACGCGCGCCCAATCGATCGACTACGAGCAACAGATCATCGCGTGGTTGGCGGGATCGCTGGCGGGCCGCGGCTGGCACTCGCTCGCGGTCGCTCTCCCGTATGCGACGCTCGGCATGGCGCTCGCGCTTTTTGCCATCCCCGCGCTGAACGCGTTGCGCGTCGGCGACGTCCGCGCACGCGCCGTCGGGCTCGACGTCGGCCGTTCGCAGTGGCTCATCCTGATCGCATCGTCACTCCTAGCGGCAAGCAGCGTCGCACTCGCGGGGATCGTCGGCTTCATCGGCCTGATCGTTCCGCATTTGGCACGTCGCGTCGTGGGCTCCGATGCGCGCGTCTTGCTTCCGGCGTGCGCGTTCTGCGGCGCCGCGCTCTGCCTGGTCGCGGATGCGATCGGCCGCACCATCGTCGCACCGTCCGAACTCCCGATCGGCGTGCTCCTGGCATTCATCGGCGTTCCCACCTTTCTCTATCTGTATCTGCGCTCGGAGGCACGCACGTGA
- a CDS encoding SpoIIE family protein phosphatase: protein MFTVFLVIVLAVAVQGAFQTRASIAQTFDRQSRIEQAQVALEELLRLQIDEENSVRGYILNRDLFYLQQYAGAVASFDRKEQTVRLALEAEQLNGALTMLEQYATLQQQWRTQVARPMLARPDRSMEEIDKQNKAFSDYENRTADAIRLVLANTNAALALSTQTQINQTLYVRAFWLLVFGLMTILFNAYGSRVSKELEEERTTTEILQRAFRSQHVPLPNCEVGSAYLAASSHLAVGGDVFDVYRLSGNLALVLIADVSGKGVDAAVITAFIKFTIRGIALRRRDPGAMLAEFNTAFAQTVENPYLFVSMFVGVLDTQTLQLRYASAGHDSAFVRRSTGVQQLAVTGPVLGVMEEPFETKTLFLEDGDMLVLATDGLTEARDRSGEQLHEEGAMRLIEQSSVHPQPLADELIARVKALGGNTMRDDLAILAIRVRDPQVSDA, encoded by the coding sequence GTGTTTACGGTCTTTCTCGTTATCGTCCTTGCGGTCGCCGTGCAGGGAGCGTTCCAGACGCGGGCCAGCATCGCGCAAACCTTCGATCGGCAGTCGCGCATCGAGCAGGCGCAGGTGGCACTTGAAGAGCTGCTGCGTTTGCAAATCGACGAAGAGAATTCCGTCCGCGGCTATATCCTCAACCGCGATCTCTTCTATCTGCAACAGTATGCCGGCGCGGTGGCGTCGTTCGATCGCAAGGAACAGACCGTTCGCTTGGCTTTGGAGGCCGAGCAGCTCAACGGCGCCCTGACGATGCTCGAGCAGTATGCCACGCTGCAACAACAATGGCGTACCCAGGTTGCGCGGCCGATGCTCGCGCGGCCCGATCGTTCGATGGAAGAGATCGATAAGCAGAACAAGGCGTTCTCCGATTACGAAAACCGAACCGCCGACGCCATCCGCTTGGTCCTCGCGAATACCAATGCGGCGCTGGCCCTGAGCACGCAGACGCAAATCAATCAAACGCTGTACGTCCGCGCGTTTTGGTTGCTGGTGTTCGGCCTCATGACCATCCTCTTCAACGCTTACGGCTCGCGTGTGAGCAAAGAGTTGGAAGAAGAGCGCACGACCACCGAGATTCTGCAACGGGCGTTTCGCAGCCAGCACGTCCCGTTGCCCAATTGCGAGGTTGGGAGCGCGTATCTCGCGGCGAGCAGCCACCTAGCGGTCGGCGGCGACGTCTTCGACGTGTATCGTCTGTCGGGAAATCTCGCGCTCGTCTTGATCGCCGACGTTAGCGGTAAGGGCGTCGACGCGGCGGTCATCACCGCGTTCATCAAGTTTACGATCCGCGGCATCGCGCTGCGGCGCCGCGATCCCGGCGCGATGCTTGCGGAATTTAATACCGCGTTCGCCCAGACCGTCGAGAATCCGTACCTGTTCGTTTCGATGTTCGTGGGCGTGCTCGATACGCAGACGCTCCAGCTGCGATATGCCAGCGCGGGGCACGATTCGGCATTCGTTCGACGTTCTACCGGAGTGCAACAACTCGCGGTGACCGGGCCGGTGCTGGGCGTCATGGAGGAGCCGTTCGAGACCAAGACGCTCTTCCTGGAAGACGGCGACATGCTGGTGCTGGCGACCGATGGCCTGACCGAGGCTCGGGACCGCTCGGGCGAGCAATTGCACGAAGAGGGCGCGATGCGGCTGATCGAGCAGAGCAGCGTGCACCCGCAACCGCTGGCGGACGAATTGATCGCTCGGGTCAAAGCGCTGGGCGGAAACACGATGCGAGACGATCTCGCCATCCTGGCGATTCGCGTGCGGGATCCGCAGGTGAGCGATGCGTAA
- a CDS encoding ABC transporter ATP-binding protein, producing the protein MIELRDLGVSIDGRMLLRDVNASVEPGEFVAVLGPNGVGKTTLLRAIAGVRPHATGSIVVGGEAVDRLRPAQRARRMAFVTSDDALTDALKVADVVGIARFAHHRWWEWSSTPDDEAAIERALRAVRMEAYRERLFSTLSSGERQRVWIAMGLAQETPVLILDEPTSHLDVRVAHKILALLREVARRGHTVLCVLHDLNEAAAYADRLMLLGCDRLLAFDRPNAVLAGDAIEEAYGIEMERVRLPDGRLRVFARDAVL; encoded by the coding sequence GTGATCGAACTTCGCGATCTCGGCGTCTCAATCGACGGACGGATGCTGCTGCGCGACGTGAACGCGAGCGTCGAGCCCGGAGAGTTCGTCGCCGTTCTCGGCCCGAACGGAGTCGGAAAGACCACGCTGCTACGAGCGATCGCCGGCGTTCGTCCGCACGCAACCGGAAGCATCGTCGTTGGCGGCGAGGCCGTCGATCGTTTGCGGCCCGCTCAGCGCGCGCGACGCATGGCGTTCGTAACCAGCGACGACGCGCTCACCGACGCGCTCAAAGTCGCCGACGTCGTCGGCATCGCACGCTTCGCTCACCACCGTTGGTGGGAGTGGTCGAGCACTCCGGACGACGAGGCCGCGATCGAACGTGCGTTACGAGCGGTTCGCATGGAAGCGTATCGCGAGCGATTGTTTTCGACGCTTTCAAGCGGGGAACGCCAACGGGTGTGGATCGCGATGGGATTAGCGCAGGAGACGCCGGTGTTGATCCTCGACGAACCGACCAGCCATCTCGACGTACGGGTAGCGCACAAGATTCTCGCATTGTTGCGCGAGGTCGCGCGGCGCGGCCACACCGTTTTGTGCGTGCTGCACGATCTCAACGAGGCCGCAGCCTATGCCGATCGCCTGATGCTGCTGGGCTGCGATCGTCTCCTCGCCTTCGATCGCCCAAACGCGGTCCTCGCCGGGGACGCGATCGAGGAAGCATACGGAATCGAGATGGAACGCGTCCGGCTCCCGGACGGCCGGCTCCGGGTTTTCGCTCGCGACGCCGTACTCTAA
- a CDS encoding dynamin family protein, with product MSRVDTDAMRQYEQTRDDLVAQLLVLEPLLVERDLSEVRSARKRLQGDTFVLAVVGEFSSGKSFLLNALLGKFRYEQTSAGTQLAGLLATDINPSTATITELNYGKETLATAVYEDGRTERIPLDRLNRFIAVGNGDVGTIHDATKGEADAPSRVVVATDSPFLERGFVLADTPGLASINPAHRRATLQFLPTADAVLYLIDSQQPFTEGDAAFLGIVRQHIDSIFIVQTKIDLWQQPQADGRPGWEHAYERIANMAAIHAPGTYVYALSAREYVDGVLTGDPGAVEASRFPKFLAALDASLIRRTGRARLRRVASQVDGAVADTLDDIGRDLDMLALDATSLSEQRAMLVPALRNVDERARTEHERILRGGMQERKRIDERGLDLAQELERALSQGFDSADIARLRDRARLHIIVDRVLAAVVADFARDAAQAVCDDIESSLERIETIASVRWSANDAAARAFGAEPSTSLWSGNVRAAVAATIVLEAIGGPAIALVHDIASRFATRQPGSYMKRELLADLRSEIFPRLRTQTQAFADRIGSRMQRVYDDLAQALARAVVDKRDIELGSIDRALQAGREGTQEGVRAALLARRTELAEGRARVAATVEHFIERDEEIAPADAGSEAVRIAHADAAAFDAQVYDAGLQPTRWRVAVLGALRRGKSSLINAIAGRVVLTDDVAGSVRFPIHVRYGPSEQAFTLDARGRWEELPFERASAAAADAPVLVLVPWGLPRELVLVHAPAFDSGDSAAEDITVVAASHASEVLCLFSRQLSDRELAVYERVAEFGKPMTFAHTIADNEASSERRGVVELASQYLRERNIASERIFVVSSLEYERAVAAGRAPAGWNQLEALRSTLEGHAQAHMARLERLARSASEHAALAAPMPEPPPQKAGFFARFLRKGR from the coding sequence ATGAGTCGAGTCGATACCGATGCTATGCGGCAGTACGAGCAAACGCGCGACGATTTGGTCGCGCAATTGCTCGTACTCGAACCGCTGCTCGTCGAGCGCGATCTTAGCGAGGTTCGGTCCGCCCGCAAGAGACTGCAGGGCGACACGTTCGTCCTGGCGGTCGTGGGAGAATTTTCCAGCGGAAAGTCCTTTCTGCTCAACGCCCTGCTGGGGAAGTTTCGTTACGAGCAGACGAGCGCGGGCACGCAACTCGCCGGTTTGCTCGCCACCGACATCAACCCGTCGACGGCGACGATCACCGAGCTTAATTACGGCAAAGAGACGCTGGCCACCGCGGTGTACGAAGACGGGCGTACCGAGCGGATCCCCCTCGATCGGCTCAATCGTTTTATCGCAGTCGGGAACGGGGACGTGGGAACGATCCACGATGCGACCAAAGGTGAAGCCGATGCGCCCTCGCGCGTCGTCGTCGCGACGGATTCTCCGTTTTTAGAACGCGGCTTCGTGCTTGCCGATACGCCCGGCCTCGCCTCGATTAACCCGGCGCACCGCCGGGCCACGCTGCAGTTTCTGCCGACCGCCGATGCGGTGCTCTACCTGATCGATTCGCAACAGCCGTTCACCGAGGGGGATGCCGCGTTCTTAGGCATTGTCCGGCAGCACATCGACTCGATTTTCATCGTGCAGACCAAGATCGATCTTTGGCAGCAGCCGCAAGCCGACGGCCGTCCCGGATGGGAGCACGCCTACGAGCGCATTGCCAATATGGCGGCGATTCACGCGCCCGGGACGTACGTCTACGCGCTTTCGGCTCGAGAATACGTGGACGGCGTACTGACCGGCGATCCCGGGGCCGTCGAAGCCAGCCGCTTTCCAAAGTTTTTAGCGGCGCTGGACGCCTCGCTCATCAGGCGAACCGGGCGCGCGCGGTTACGTCGAGTCGCATCGCAGGTAGATGGAGCCGTGGCCGATACGCTCGACGACATCGGGCGCGACCTCGACATGCTGGCATTGGATGCGACGTCGCTGAGCGAACAGCGCGCGATGCTCGTCCCGGCATTGCGAAACGTTGACGAACGCGCGAGAACGGAGCACGAACGTATACTGCGCGGCGGGATGCAAGAACGCAAACGGATCGACGAACGCGGCCTCGACCTCGCGCAAGAGTTGGAACGAGCGCTCTCGCAGGGATTCGATTCCGCCGACATCGCGCGGTTACGCGATCGCGCTCGGCTCCATATTATCGTCGATCGCGTCCTGGCCGCGGTCGTCGCGGATTTCGCCCGCGATGCGGCGCAGGCCGTGTGCGACGATATCGAGTCGTCCCTGGAACGCATCGAAACGATCGCATCGGTGCGCTGGAGCGCAAACGATGCGGCCGCGCGCGCGTTCGGTGCCGAACCGAGCACGAGTCTTTGGAGCGGGAACGTCCGCGCCGCCGTCGCCGCAACGATCGTCCTGGAGGCGATCGGCGGGCCGGCCATCGCGCTCGTGCACGACATCGCGAGCCGGTTCGCGACCCGTCAACCGGGCAGTTACATGAAGCGCGAACTCCTCGCCGATCTTCGCTCCGAGATTTTCCCGCGGTTGCGAACGCAGACGCAGGCGTTTGCGGACCGCATCGGCTCACGGATGCAACGAGTGTACGACGATCTCGCGCAGGCGCTTGCCCGCGCGGTCGTCGACAAACGCGATATCGAACTGGGATCGATAGATCGCGCGCTGCAAGCCGGCCGGGAAGGGACGCAAGAAGGCGTACGCGCCGCATTGCTCGCACGCCGAACCGAGCTCGCCGAAGGCCGCGCGCGCGTCGCTGCGACGGTCGAACACTTTATCGAACGCGACGAGGAAATCGCGCCGGCCGATGCGGGCTCCGAGGCGGTGCGCATCGCGCATGCCGACGCGGCGGCGTTCGACGCGCAGGTATACGACGCGGGGCTGCAGCCCACACGATGGAGGGTTGCGGTGCTAGGTGCGCTCCGGCGCGGTAAGTCGAGCCTTATCAACGCAATCGCGGGCAGGGTGGTGTTGACGGACGACGTCGCCGGCAGCGTGCGCTTTCCCATCCACGTCCGGTACGGGCCGAGCGAACAGGCGTTCACGCTGGATGCGCGGGGGCGCTGGGAGGAACTGCCGTTCGAACGCGCATCCGCCGCCGCCGCCGACGCACCCGTGCTCGTGCTCGTTCCGTGGGGCCTGCCGCGCGAACTGGTGCTTGTGCACGCGCCCGCATTCGATTCGGGAGACAGTGCCGCCGAGGATATCACGGTGGTCGCGGCCAGCCACGCAAGCGAGGTGCTGTGTCTCTTCTCGCGCCAGCTTTCGGATCGAGAACTTGCCGTCTACGAACGCGTAGCCGAATTCGGCAAGCCGATGACTTTCGCGCACACGATCGCCGACAACGAAGCGTCGTCCGAGCGGCGCGGCGTCGTGGAACTTGCTAGCCAGTATCTACGCGAACGTAACATCGCGAGCGAACGCATTTTTGTCGTGTCGTCGTTAGAGTACGAGCGCGCGGTCGCAGCCGGGCGCGCGCCGGCCGGCTGGAACCAGCTCGAAGCGCTGCGATCGACCCTGGAAGGGCACGCTCAGGCACATATGGCGCGCCTGGAACGCCTCGCTCGCTCGGCTTCCGAGCATGCGGCCCTCGCTGCCCCGATGCCCGAGCCCCCACCGCAAAAGGCCGGATTCTTTGCGCGGTTCCTGCGCAAGGGGCGGTGA